GCCGATGGTGTCAAAAAAACAGCCATTTGACAAGTTATCGGATTTTACAGAAACAGAAAGAGCGGCATTAACCGCGCCGCTCTCCCATTCTTCATTGTCGATCGTTACTCAAACCGGACGATACGCGCAAAGCTATCCGCCTTGAGCGACGCACCGCCCACGAGCGCACCGTCGATATCCGGCTGCGCCATGAGCGCATCGACGTTGTCCGGCTTAACCGCACCGCCGTACTGAATGCGCACCGCCGCGGCAAACGCTTCTCCGAAAGTGTCGGCGAGTTGCTTGCGGATAAACGCATGTACTTCCTGCGCCTCGTCCGGCGTGGCGGACTTGCCCGCGCCGATCGCCCAGACCGGCTCGTAAGCGACCACGAGTTCGTCCAGATCCGCCGCGGTGAAACCGGCTAGACCTTCGGCGACCTGCACGCGGATCACCTCGAAGGTTTCGTCCGCTTTTCGTTGTGCGAGGGTTTCGCCGATGCAGTAGATCGGCCGCAAGCCGGCACCGAGCGCCGCCTTGATCTTGGCGTTGCAGCCCGCGTTGGTCTCGCCGAAATACTGCCGCCGCTCGCTGTGGCCGATCGCCACGTAATCGCAGCCCGCGTCACGAATCATCGGCATGGCGATTTCGCCGGTGAAGGCGCCGCCGGGTTCGGCGTGGCCGTTTTGGGCGCCCAGCGCGATATTGGTTCCCGCGATTTCTTCCCGCACGGCCGCCAGGGCCGTATACGTGGGGATAAGCACCACGTCACGGTCGGAGATGTCGCCGACTTGCCCGGCAAGAGCCGCGGCCAGTTCGGCCGCTTCGGCGATCAAAAGGTTCATTTTCCAGTTTCCTGCCAGGATGGGGCGTCGACTCATTGGTTTTAATCCTTTCACTATGATGGGCTCGATCTCACGATTCGAGGGCGGCGATTCCGGGCAGTACCCGTCCTTCGAGCAATTCGAGGCTCGCCCCGCCTCCGGTTGAAATGTGACTGATTTGGCCGGCCACGCCGGCTTTCTTCACCGCACTGACCGAATCACCGCCGCCGACGATCGATACTGAATCGCTGGAAGCGACCGCACGGGCCACGGCGAAAGTGCCTTGGCTGAATTTTTCAATTTCGAAGACACCCATGGGTCCGTTCCATACGATCGTCTTGGCCGACGCAAGCGCCTCGGTAAACAACACAATCGATTGCGGACCGATGTCCAGACCCATCATGTCGGCCTCGAATTCGCCGTTGCGTATCACCTGCGCCGCGGCGTCGGCCGATACGGCGTCGGCCACGACATGGTCGACCGGCAATAGTATCTTCACGCCAAGTCTTTGGGCGCGGTTCAGCACGGCCCGGCAATAGCCCAGCCGGCTTTGTTCCAGGAGACTCTTGCCGATTTCGTTGCCCAACGCCTTGAGGAAGGTATAGGCCATGCCGCCGCCGATGATCAGCCCGTCCACTTTGTCCAGCAAATGCTCGACAACGCCCAGCTTATCGCTGACTTTCGCGCCGCCCAGCACCGCCCAAAACGGGGGCGTCGGATCCGCCAAAGCTTCCCGCAGGTAGCGCAACTCCTTGCGCATCAGGAAGCCGGCGCCCTTCTCCGCCACGGCCCGCGGCAGCGCGTCGATGCTGGCGTGCGCCCGGTGGCTGGCGCCAAAAGCGTCGTTGATATAGACATCGGTCAGTTCCGCGAGTTGCCGCGCGAAATCGGGGTCGTTAGCTGTTTCCCGCGGATCGAAGCGCAGGTTTTCCAGCAAGAGAATTTCGCCCTCTTTCAACTGGTTGGCCACAACTCTCACGCCGTCGGAATACACGTCCAATTCCTCGCGCATGATCACCGTGCGGTCGAGCAATTCCCGCACGTGCTCACCCACCGGCTTGAGCGACAGACTCTCGACCGCCTTCCCTTTCGGCCGGCCCAGATGGCTGGCCAGGATCAGCCGGCCACCCTTGCGAAGGATCTGGCGAATCGTGGGCAGCACGGCTTGAATTCGCGTATCGTCGGTGATTTGCCCGTCCGTGATCGGCACGTTCAAATCCGCGCGCAGAAAAACCCGTTTCCCTTCGATTTCCAGTTCGTCCACATACTTAATGGCCATCGTTTCCTTCCTTCTCTGCCTGGATCATCCAGTGCATCATATCGATCAGCCGGGCCGCGTAACCCATTTCGTTGTCGTACCACAGCATGACCTTGGCCAAGCTGCCCTTTTTACCGGCGACCATCGTGCGAGCCAAATCGACCGTAGCACTGGCCCGG
The DNA window shown above is from Candidatus Lernaella stagnicola and carries:
- the tpiA gene encoding triose-phosphate isomerase; the encoded protein is MSRRPILAGNWKMNLLIAEAAELAAALAGQVGDISDRDVVLIPTYTALAAVREEIAGTNIALGAQNGHAEPGGAFTGEIAMPMIRDAGCDYVAIGHSERRQYFGETNAGCNAKIKAALGAGLRPIYCIGETLAQRKADETFEVIRVQVAEGLAGFTAADLDELVVAYEPVWAIGAGKSATPDEAQEVHAFIRKQLADTFGEAFAAAVRIQYGGAVKPDNVDALMAQPDIDGALVGGASLKADSFARIVRFE
- a CDS encoding phosphoglycerate kinase, with product MAIKYVDELEIEGKRVFLRADLNVPITDGQITDDTRIQAVLPTIRQILRKGGRLILASHLGRPKGKAVESLSLKPVGEHVRELLDRTVIMREELDVYSDGVRVVANQLKEGEILLLENLRFDPRETANDPDFARQLAELTDVYINDAFGASHRAHASIDALPRAVAEKGAGFLMRKELRYLREALADPTPPFWAVLGGAKVSDKLGVVEHLLDKVDGLIIGGGMAYTFLKALGNEIGKSLLEQSRLGYCRAVLNRAQRLGVKILLPVDHVVADAVSADAAAQVIRNGEFEADMMGLDIGPQSIVLFTEALASAKTIVWNGPMGVFEIEKFSQGTFAVARAVASSDSVSIVGGGDSVSAVKKAGVAGQISHISTGGGASLELLEGRVLPGIAALES